CTGGCCGACAGACCTTAAAGGCAATAACGATCTGCTGGTACTCACCCAGCCAGACATTATCCGTGAGATTCATGCCGGATTTCTGGACGCGGGCTGCGACATCATCGAAACCAACACCTTTAACGCCACATCGATTGCTATGTCCGACTATGACATGGCCCACCTGAGCAAAGAGATCAACTATGTTGCAGCAACCTTAGCCCGGGAAGCCGCTGATCAGTTCAGCAGCACGGAACAACCTCGCTATGTTGCCGGCGTGCTTGGCCCGACAAACCGTACCTGCTCTCTGTCACCGGACGTCAATGACCCTGGAAAACGCAATGTGCACTTTGATGAACTGGTAGAGGCTTATACGGAATCCTTACAGGGTCTTATTGATGGCGGTGTTGACCTGATATTGATCGAGACGATTTTCGACACTCTGAACGCTAAGGCCGCTATATTTGCCTTCGATCAATATTGTCAGAACCACCAGCTGAATTTACCGCTCATGATCTCCGGCACCATCACTGATGCTTCCGGCCGCACCTTATCAGGCCAGACTACTGAAGCATTCTGGAATGCCGTACGACATATCAAGCCTATATCTATTGGCCTGAACTGCGCACTGGGTCCAAAAGAATTACGCCAGTATGTCGCCGAACTCTCCCGTATTGCTGATACCTTTGTGTCAGTGCATCCAAATGCAGGCCTGCCAAATGCATTCGGTGAGTATGATGAAACACCTGAAGAAATGGCCGCTGAGATTGGCGAATGGGCCAGCAGTGGACTGGTGAATATTGTTGGCGGTTGCTGTGGCACCACTCCTGAACATCTGAAAGCAATTAAACATATCTGCCAGCAGCATCAGCCACGCTTAGTGCCCGAACGACCAGTTGCATGCCGCTTAGCTGGACTGGAACCTTTAAACATAGATTCAGACAGCCTGTTCGTGAATGTTGGTGAACGCACCAATGTAACCGGCTCTGCTGTTTTCCGTCGTTTGATCAAAGCCGGTGATTACGAGACCGCACTGGAAGTTGCCCGCCAACAGGTTGAGAACGGTGCGCAGATCATCGACATCAATATGGATGAGGGCATGTTGGATGCGGAAGCAGCAATGGTACGCTTCCTGAACCTGATTGCTTCTGAGCCTGACATCAGCCGCGTACCGGTCATGCTCGACTCTTCTAAATGGGATGTCATTGAAGCCGGTCTTAAATGCGTACAGGGCAAAGGCATTGTTAACTCCATTAGCCTGAAAGAAGGTGAAGACGCATTCATTCATCAGGCAAACCTGCTACGACGTTACGGTGCAGCGGTTGTTGTTATAGCTTTTGACGAGACCGGCCAGGCCGATACTTACCAGCGTAAAATTGATATCTGCCAACGTTCCTATCAACTATTGACTGAAACGGTGGGCTTCCCGGCTGAAGATATTATTTTTGACCCTAACATCTTCGCTGTTGCCACAGGTATCGAGGAACACAACAACTATGCCGATGACTTCATCCGTGCCACCGGCTGGATAAAACAAAACCTGCCTCATGCGATGGTATCCGGCGGCGTTTCTAATGTGTCATTTTCATTTCGCGGTAACAACCCGGTGCGCGAAGCTATTCATTGCGTATTTCTTTACCATGCCATCCAGCAAGGCATGGACATGGCTATCGTTAACGCAGGCCAACTGGCCATTTACGACGACCTCCCTACAGAATTAAAAACAGCTGTCGAAGCCGTAGTTCTCAACACATCCGATGAATCCACCGAGAACCTGTTAGAAATTGCTGGCCGCTACCTGAACGATGGCAGCCAGACAGATAACAGCGAGCAACAGGCGGCACAACTGGCATGGCGTGAGCTCCCTGTAGAAGAGCGCCTTTCTCATGCGCTGGTGAAAGGCATTGCCGATCATATTGAAACCGATGTAGAAGAATGTCGTCAAAACTATGCGCGCCCAATAGAAGTCATTGAAGGC
The DNA window shown above is from Aliamphritea ceti and carries:
- the metH gene encoding methionine synthase, producing the protein MTTAPIQPSVPNTITTALHTALEQRILTLDGAMGTMIQKYPLGEAEFRGQRFSDWPTDLKGNNDLLVLTQPDIIREIHAGFLDAGCDIIETNTFNATSIAMSDYDMAHLSKEINYVAATLAREAADQFSSTEQPRYVAGVLGPTNRTCSLSPDVNDPGKRNVHFDELVEAYTESLQGLIDGGVDLILIETIFDTLNAKAAIFAFDQYCQNHQLNLPLMISGTITDASGRTLSGQTTEAFWNAVRHIKPISIGLNCALGPKELRQYVAELSRIADTFVSVHPNAGLPNAFGEYDETPEEMAAEIGEWASSGLVNIVGGCCGTTPEHLKAIKHICQQHQPRLVPERPVACRLAGLEPLNIDSDSLFVNVGERTNVTGSAVFRRLIKAGDYETALEVARQQVENGAQIIDINMDEGMLDAEAAMVRFLNLIASEPDISRVPVMLDSSKWDVIEAGLKCVQGKGIVNSISLKEGEDAFIHQANLLRRYGAAVVVIAFDETGQADTYQRKIDICQRSYQLLTETVGFPAEDIIFDPNIFAVATGIEEHNNYADDFIRATGWIKQNLPHAMVSGGVSNVSFSFRGNNPVREAIHCVFLYHAIQQGMDMAIVNAGQLAIYDDLPTELKTAVEAVVLNTSDESTENLLEIAGRYLNDGSQTDNSEQQAAQLAWRELPVEERLSHALVKGIADHIETDVEECRQNYARPIEVIEGPLMAGMGIVGDLFGAGKMFLPQVVKSARVMKKAVAWLMPYIEAEQQDGEIRSNGKILMATVKGDVHDIGKNIVGVVLQCNNYEIIDLGVMVSSENILRTAREENVDIIGLSGLITPSLDEMVNVAKEMQRQDINLPLMIGGATTSKAHTAVKIEPGFNLDQVVHVSNASRAVNVASSLLSKERKDNYIKEIKEEYQAIRERFTERQKLGRRVSLQQARTNKLATDWQTYTPPVPANPGIHSFRDFDLQKLREFIDWTPFFRSWELAGRYPAILEDEVVGDAASKLFADATAMLDDLINNRKITAHAVVGLLPANTRNHDDIVVYQDEQRQTVQTTLPQLRQQIEKTAGKANLCLADFIAPEDNDIPDYLGMFAVSAGHGVDKLVEAYEADNDVYSSIMVKALADRLAEAFAEYMHCYVRKELWGYASQEHLDNEALIQEKYSGIRPAPGYPACPDHTIKARLWELLDVEQHTGLTLTDSYAMYPTAAVSGWYFSHPQSQYFGVAKISEDQLGSYAERCEISQQDAERWLAPNLGYEPEEG